In one window of Paraflavitalea soli DNA:
- a CDS encoding erythromycin esterase family protein: MRSLLVSLVMILSLSATCQLIPASAITPINKREKYLDSLVAMIGDKRIVAIGEDTHGTGDFYDLRAAITERLIRQKGFTIVILENPHEDMMALQDHLATGNLDTLMRKHLFEIYQSKEMRHFLVWFRKQTAKQKNLKLAGCDDSFRDILPQYLLETAARYKDSTLNSMCRDFMLRQTLNIKSYYQQTGRINKDSLPKPIDHRLATYRLTGQMDSLCISKKYNDALLKELIFHARSNYAYFDPVTKKFSVSRDEMMGKRINFHAADPSAKIIVWAHSAHIARYAWLENEVGLMGATVAKQYPRDYFSIGLSGGTGSYSYINVLNINADHHFKDTLFQADLLPVLAGSWNQQLSEPKPAAFLVNFARLSTSERAEWEKPRTIKMLGYNKEKSTDKNYYPVSLPQLFDALIFLKETHHTTALF; the protein is encoded by the coding sequence ATGCGTTCACTACTTGTTAGCCTGGTTATGATCCTTTCTTTGTCCGCCACTTGTCAGCTTATTCCTGCTTCAGCCATTACCCCCATTAATAAAAGAGAAAAGTACCTCGATAGCCTCGTGGCCATGATCGGCGACAAACGTATTGTGGCCATTGGGGAAGACACCCATGGCACCGGCGATTTTTATGATCTCCGCGCAGCGATCACCGAGCGACTGATCCGCCAAAAAGGCTTTACCATCGTTATACTTGAAAACCCGCATGAGGATATGATGGCTTTACAGGACCACCTCGCCACCGGCAATCTGGATACCCTGATGCGTAAACACCTGTTCGAGATCTACCAATCAAAAGAAATGCGCCATTTCCTGGTATGGTTCCGCAAACAAACCGCCAAACAGAAAAACCTGAAGCTGGCCGGTTGTGATGACAGCTTCCGGGATATATTACCCCAATACCTGCTGGAAACAGCTGCCAGGTACAAGGACAGTACCCTGAACAGTATGTGCCGCGATTTTATGCTTCGCCAGACACTGAACATAAAAAGCTATTACCAGCAAACCGGCCGCATCAATAAAGATTCCCTGCCCAAACCCATAGACCACAGGCTTGCCACTTACCGCCTCACCGGACAAATGGATTCATTATGCATCAGCAAAAAATACAACGATGCGCTATTAAAGGAATTGATCTTTCATGCCAGATCCAACTACGCCTACTTTGACCCTGTTACCAAAAAGTTCAGTGTATCGAGGGACGAGATGATGGGCAAGCGGATCAATTTTCACGCAGCCGATCCCTCCGCCAAGATCATCGTTTGGGCGCACAGTGCACATATTGCCCGCTATGCCTGGCTCGAAAATGAAGTGGGGCTAATGGGAGCCACCGTAGCAAAGCAATATCCCAGGGATTACTTTTCCATTGGTTTAAGTGGGGGAACCGGCAGTTATTCCTATATCAATGTCCTGAATATTAATGCCGACCATCATTTTAAAGACACCTTGTTCCAGGCTGATCTACTGCCGGTCCTTGCCGGATCCTGGAACCAGCAGTTAAGTGAACCCAAACCAGCAGCCTTCCTGGTCAACTTTGCCAGACTGAGCACCAGTGAACGGGCTGAATGGGAAAAACCCCGGACGATCAAAATGTTGGGGTATAACAAAGAGAAAAGCACCGATAAAAATTATTACCCCGTATCCTTACCGCAACTATTCGATGCCCTGATCTTCCTGAAAGAGACACACCATACAACAGCCCTCTTTTAA
- a CDS encoding RteC domain-containing protein → MGTEITILSRHYNALLERLEEIEKEEGELNTRLAQCSQLCLDSLRQLRKLITTEGFPDRDTEIYFFKHIKPAIAGRHHYYKRVLLLHLGELKGCWSKEKERLSQELELLVKVLNQPQPIWQYYRSGTTALDAVYFLREYYDWLRMSSSADYYEDFCTSGDGPLADLISMELQMKYIVQLLEAGERVSDLPVTKATQQRVVFTGTQSQFNDVVYLLKAGGIFNHGNVTLKELKEACELAWNFDAKDFYHLGRQNSERKDPMRFVKQLVELFRQLMDNRNY, encoded by the coding sequence ATGGGCACCGAAATAACCATACTCAGCCGTCATTACAACGCCTTATTGGAACGTTTGGAGGAAATAGAAAAAGAGGAAGGCGAACTGAACACCCGATTAGCCCAATGCAGCCAGCTTTGTCTTGACAGTCTTCGTCAACTCAGAAAATTGATCACCACAGAAGGTTTCCCCGATCGCGATACTGAGATCTATTTCTTCAAACACATCAAACCAGCCATTGCCGGCCGGCACCACTACTATAAACGGGTGCTGCTATTGCACCTGGGCGAACTAAAAGGTTGCTGGTCCAAAGAAAAGGAGCGGTTGTCGCAGGAACTGGAACTGCTGGTGAAAGTTTTGAATCAACCGCAACCCATATGGCAATATTACCGGTCAGGCACCACGGCCCTCGACGCTGTTTACTTCCTGCGGGAATACTATGATTGGTTGCGCATGTCCTCGTCAGCCGATTACTATGAAGACTTTTGCACCTCTGGTGATGGGCCACTGGCCGACCTGATATCGATGGAACTTCAAATGAAATACATCGTACAACTGCTGGAGGCAGGGGAGAGGGTGTCTGATCTTCCTGTTACTAAAGCCACACAACAGCGGGTAGTCTTTACGGGCACGCAATCACAGTTTAATGATGTGGTGTACCTGCTGAAGGCCGGAGGCATTTTTAATCATGGTAATGTGACCTTGAAAGAGCTAAAGGAAGCTTGTGAGTTGGCCTGGAACTTTGACGCAAAAGATTTTTATCACCTTGGCAGGCAAAATTCAGAACGAAAGGACCCTATGCGGTTTGTAAAGCAGTTGGTAGAATTGTTTCGCCAGTTGATGGACAACAGGAATTATTGA
- a CDS encoding acyl-CoA thioesterase, which translates to MNTEQIDRSVTRIFKAVFPESTNHYDTLFGGTAMALMDEVAFITATRFSRQKMVTVSSDRIDFKKPIPAGTIIELIGTVSHVGNTSLKVQVEIFIEQMYSQLREKAVTGEFTFVAIDENKKPVAIQRLP; encoded by the coding sequence ATGAACACAGAACAAATCGACAGATCAGTTACCAGGATCTTTAAGGCCGTATTTCCGGAAAGTACGAATCACTACGACACCTTATTTGGAGGCACTGCGATGGCCCTGATGGATGAAGTAGCTTTCATTACAGCTACGCGCTTCAGCCGCCAGAAAATGGTCACCGTAAGCAGTGACCGGATCGATTTTAAGAAGCCCATCCCTGCCGGTACCATTATCGAGCTGATAGGAACAGTGTCGCATGTGGGCAATACCAGTCTGAAAGTACAGGTGGAGATCTTTATCGAACAAATGTATTCCCAGCTGCGGGAAAAGGCTGTTACAGGCGAGTTTACCTTTGTGGCCATTGATGAAAATAAAAAGCCGGTGGCTATTCAAAGGCTGCCATAA
- a CDS encoding efflux RND transporter periplasmic adaptor subunit, which translates to MKSNNQSMKYLLAVAGVVLLIGCRDNTPSPAVAAPVNAPDTVPVLVLHDTNVTKSIEFPAELLPYEQAELFARVQGYVKDLKVDMGDQVRRGQTLAIIEAPELQTKYAEFQSALQAAKAKYMSTADVYQRLSKAAQAKTPGIVAPVDLERSRNQYLADSASYEAARQLAQSYKEVAGYLVLQAPFDGVITARHTDRGALVGNNQAILTIQHNSQLRLRVAIPELYVAAGVVSKTATFRVDAYPDQLFQATLTRKSESIQPETRTELWEYVYDNHKRDLKAGSFAYVKLGLQRVGNSFILPPTAIVTNQERKFVIRVKEGKAAWVDVRQGMSTDKGIEVFGDLHNNDTLVVRATDERKPGSTAFWKKN; encoded by the coding sequence ATGAAAAGCAACAATCAGTCAATGAAATATTTACTGGCCGTAGCAGGGGTAGTCTTACTGATCGGTTGTCGCGATAATACCCCTTCACCGGCAGTGGCTGCACCGGTGAATGCGCCTGATACAGTTCCTGTATTGGTATTGCATGATACCAATGTAACCAAGAGCATTGAATTTCCTGCTGAGCTATTGCCTTATGAACAGGCGGAATTATTTGCCAGGGTACAGGGCTATGTAAAAGACCTGAAAGTAGACATGGGCGACCAGGTACGGCGGGGGCAAACCCTGGCGATCATTGAGGCCCCGGAACTGCAAACCAAATACGCAGAGTTCCAATCTGCTTTGCAGGCGGCAAAGGCAAAATACATGAGTACTGCTGATGTATACCAGCGGCTTTCCAAAGCAGCCCAGGCAAAAACACCCGGCATTGTAGCCCCCGTGGACCTGGAACGGAGCAGGAATCAATACCTCGCTGATAGCGCCAGCTATGAAGCTGCCCGGCAACTGGCCCAATCCTACAAAGAAGTGGCCGGTTACCTGGTACTGCAGGCTCCTTTCGACGGGGTGATTACGGCCCGCCATACCGACAGGGGCGCATTGGTGGGTAATAACCAGGCCATTTTAACCATACAGCACAATAGCCAACTGCGGCTGAGAGTAGCTATACCTGAACTGTATGTTGCAGCAGGGGTTGTTTCCAAAACAGCCACCTTTCGGGTAGATGCGTATCCCGATCAATTGTTTCAGGCTACCCTGACGCGGAAGAGTGAGAGCATCCAGCCGGAAACGCGCACAGAGCTTTGGGAATACGTGTATGATAACCATAAGCGTGACCTGAAAGCCGGTTCTTTTGCCTATGTGAAGCTGGGTTTGCAACGGGTGGGTAATTCGTTTATCCTTCCGCCTACAGCCATCGTTACCAACCAGGAACGTAAGTTTGTGATCAGGGTGAAGGAGGGCAAAGCTGCCTGGGTGGATGTGCGGCAGGGCATGTCAACCGACAAAGGCATTGAAGTTTTTGGCGACCTGCATAACAATGATACATTGGTCGTAAGAGCCACTGATGAGCGAAAGCCCGGCAGTACTGCGTTCTGGAAAAAGAATTAG
- a CDS encoding efflux RND transporter permease subunit, with product MKLITAALRHPLTILVTVLAILFFSWLAVRNTKVDIFPKLGLPTVYVAQPYGGLSPEQMEGFITSYYEYHFLYITGVKYVDSRSIQGAALIKIEFNEGTDMSQAMAEVVGYVNRSRAFMPPGTVPPFITRFDAGSVPVGQLVFSSETRSLGEISDLALFRVRPMFATLPGVSAPPPFGGNQKTVLITVDPDKIRSYHLTPDQVVQSLVRTNTISPAGNVRIGDSTYITPQNSVIENLQDLQNMPLQLGSGPSVFVKDIATVALGSDVTTSYALINGKRSVYIPVTKRADASTWDVVQRVKAALPDMQAAIPEDIKVSYEFDQSGYVISALNSLLFEGGLGAILTGIMVWLFLGDRRGALIVVLTIPLALLTSATLLYLTGQTINIMTLGGLALSVGILVDEATVTIENMHRHQEMGKSKARAIADASKEIAMPKLLILLSILAVFVPALFMNGVPRAMFLPLSLAVGFAMVASFLLSQTFVPVMGNWIMKHHLSSREKVPGSFDRIRKSYTHYGSRLQRSGGLFTILLLVISLGAVVLLFSTIGTELFPQADTGQTQVRLRLPVGTRLERTEDATRQLLDAVNRIAGKENVRITSAFAGTQPSSFPVNYIHLWTGGPHESVTRIKLTPGAIGLDKFKDQLRATVAKEIPAAKISFEPGDLAEQVLNLGFTNPIEIAVVNKNLEEGKKTADWLYNQLTAIPSIRDVQIATPLNYPAIKIEVDRMKAGQLNLTTDQITRSTTAATSSSRFTSPAYWLDKTTGTAYIIQVQYPEYRMNNTTQLEMIPVASGNGSSHLLNEVASWKRISIPGEYDRLNQQRYITITANVQGQDLGSAFKKVNALISQAPVPKGAKVLLRGQPGLLKDTLYSLQFGLLVAIVVIFLLMTVFFQSFRVSLIILSVIPAVIAGSLLFLLLTGNTLNIQSYMGCIMAIGVAIANAVLFITAAEARRKAGDPATAFLVASESRLRPILMTGLAMIAGMIPMAIGLGDAGDQTAPLGIAVIGGLVFSTITVLFFLPPVYHYAMGKRKYISASLDPDDVNSKNYNEQ from the coding sequence ATGAAGCTCATTACTGCGGCGTTGCGGCATCCACTCACCATACTGGTAACAGTACTGGCCATCTTATTTTTCTCCTGGCTGGCCGTACGCAACACAAAGGTTGATATATTCCCCAAACTGGGTTTGCCCACCGTATATGTGGCGCAGCCTTATGGCGGGTTGTCGCCCGAACAAATGGAAGGATTCATTACCTCTTATTATGAGTATCACTTTCTGTACATCACCGGCGTAAAGTATGTGGATTCGAGATCCATTCAGGGAGCTGCCCTCATTAAAATAGAATTTAACGAAGGCACCGATATGAGCCAGGCGATGGCGGAGGTGGTAGGCTATGTGAATCGCTCCCGGGCCTTTATGCCGCCCGGCACGGTTCCTCCTTTCATTACGCGTTTCGATGCAGGCAGTGTGCCGGTGGGGCAGTTGGTATTCAGCAGTGAAACCCGCTCATTGGGAGAGATCTCCGATCTGGCCCTGTTCCGCGTCCGGCCCATGTTTGCTACTTTGCCGGGTGTATCTGCACCGCCACCCTTTGGCGGCAACCAAAAGACCGTGCTGATCACCGTTGATCCGGATAAGATCAGAAGTTATCACCTTACGCCCGACCAGGTAGTGCAGTCCCTGGTAAGAACAAATACCATTAGCCCGGCAGGTAATGTCCGTATAGGCGATAGCACCTATATCACCCCACAAAATAGTGTCATCGAGAACCTGCAGGACCTGCAAAATATGCCGCTGCAATTGGGCAGCGGTCCCTCGGTGTTTGTGAAAGACATAGCTACCGTAGCATTGGGCTCGGATGTGACTACCAGCTATGCGCTGATCAATGGCAAGCGCTCTGTATATATACCCGTTACCAAAAGAGCGGATGCCTCTACCTGGGATGTGGTGCAGCGGGTAAAAGCGGCCCTGCCGGATATGCAGGCCGCCATTCCGGAAGATATCAAGGTATCCTATGAATTTGATCAGTCCGGGTATGTGATCAGCGCGCTCAACAGTTTATTGTTTGAAGGAGGACTTGGCGCTATTTTAACCGGAATAATGGTCTGGCTGTTTTTGGGAGACAGGAGAGGAGCGTTGATCGTTGTGCTTACGATCCCGCTGGCTTTACTCACCTCTGCCACCTTGCTGTACCTGACGGGCCAAACCATCAATATCATGACCCTGGGCGGCCTTGCGTTGTCTGTTGGTATATTGGTCGACGAAGCGACGGTGACGATCGAAAACATGCACCGGCACCAGGAAATGGGGAAAAGCAAAGCAAGGGCCATTGCCGATGCGTCAAAAGAAATAGCCATGCCCAAGCTCCTGATCCTGCTGAGTATCCTGGCGGTCTTTGTGCCGGCCCTCTTCATGAATGGCGTGCCCAGGGCCATGTTCCTGCCACTCTCACTGGCTGTGGGTTTTGCCATGGTGGCTTCCTTCCTCTTATCGCAAACCTTTGTTCCCGTCATGGGCAATTGGATCATGAAACACCATTTGAGCAGCCGTGAAAAGGTACCGGGATCTTTTGACCGTATCAGAAAAAGCTATACACACTATGGCAGTCGCCTGCAACGCAGCGGAGGATTATTTACAATACTGCTGCTGGTGATCTCTCTCGGAGCTGTTGTGCTGCTTTTCTCTACCATTGGCACGGAATTATTTCCCCAGGCTGATACTGGTCAAACGCAGGTTAGATTACGCCTGCCCGTAGGCACCCGTTTGGAAAGAACAGAAGATGCCACCCGTCAATTGCTGGATGCGGTGAACAGGATAGCCGGAAAAGAAAATGTACGTATTACTTCCGCCTTTGCCGGCACCCAGCCATCCAGTTTCCCGGTCAATTATATTCACCTGTGGACCGGCGGACCACATGAATCTGTTACCAGAATTAAATTAACACCCGGTGCTATCGGATTGGACAAGTTCAAAGATCAGCTAAGGGCCACCGTGGCCAAAGAAATACCTGCTGCAAAGATATCTTTTGAACCGGGTGATCTTGCTGAACAGGTACTGAATCTTGGCTTCACCAATCCCATTGAGATCGCAGTTGTCAATAAGAACCTGGAAGAAGGAAAGAAAACGGCTGACTGGTTATACAACCAACTTACGGCCATTCCATCCATCAGGGATGTACAGATTGCCACACCACTCAATTACCCGGCCATCAAAATTGAGGTGGACAGGATGAAGGCCGGTCAACTGAACCTTACCACCGATCAGATTACCCGATCCACCACCGCTGCTACTTCCTCCAGCCGTTTTACTTCTCCGGCCTACTGGCTGGATAAAACGACCGGTACGGCTTACATCATACAGGTGCAATACCCTGAATACCGCATGAATAATACTACCCAGTTGGAAATGATCCCCGTAGCTTCCGGCAATGGCAGTAGTCATTTGCTCAATGAAGTGGCTTCCTGGAAACGGATCAGCATACCCGGTGAGTACGACCGGTTGAATCAACAACGCTATATTACCATTACAGCCAATGTACAGGGGCAGGACCTGGGTAGTGCGTTCAAAAAAGTGAATGCCCTCATTAGCCAGGCGCCTGTTCCGAAAGGTGCGAAAGTCTTACTGCGCGGCCAACCCGGATTATTGAAAGATACCCTGTATAGCCTGCAGTTTGGATTGTTGGTGGCCATCGTGGTCATATTTCTGTTGATGACCGTATTTTTTCAATCGTTCCGGGTGTCGCTTATCATTCTTTCCGTCATTCCTGCCGTGATAGCAGGATCATTGCTTTTCCTTTTGTTGACCGGTAATACGTTAAACATTCAATCCTATATGGGTTGTATCATGGCTATCGGCGTGGCGATTGCCAATGCCGTATTATTTATCACTGCTGCCGAAGCCCGGCGTAAAGCGGGTGATCCTGCTACGGCTTTCCTGGTGGCTTCTGAAAGCAGGTTGCGTCCCATCCTCATGACCGGCCTGGCCATGATAGCCGGTATGATCCCTATGGCCATCGGCCTGGGTGATGCGGGTGATCAAACCGCTCCATTGGGCATTGCAGTGATCGGTGGGCTGGTATTTTCTACGATCACCGTCTTGTTCTTTCTGCCTCCCGTATACCATTATGCCATGGGGAAAAGAAAATATATTTCCGCTTCGCTTGATCCGGATGATGTGAACAGCAAAAATTATAATGAACAATGA
- a CDS encoding TolC family protein, with product MLTVLLSGVRTSLANIFFTFLVLMAGPGIVTAQPIKLSLQETMEKVQHNLPQLEAWRQQVEAAKENGSLAKNSLVPDLTAGYQVNLATFNNITGMSYPGFLLPISGPPSVGNDMNFIPGTALGALIKWNPFTFGQRNAAIEKAAAQYKQASASYNEQLFQFQYAAINLYLESLYLKTVSRLSAAMMERYQVNLEQSLVLAKTGLKPGIDTAQFQSAIIQAEIEYLQTEKAYLQKLTELSRLTGINEGASNIVLTDSAFKPVLIAADSFSLRNHPVYQSIEAQKNTTAAGLREIQRSWVPQLDIWGNLYARGSGVDAQGAVHKADGWGLSRTNAGIGLQLSFPVLQFSKVNIRKKQYGFLLKAEEARLAQARLDIAKQIENATLQYRQDLQIAARTPVQLKIARAVYEGLQLSYEAGLIDYTRIYQSQYELTRAALNDATAQLQLWRSLLSVAVAKGNLSIFLDQLN from the coding sequence ATGTTAACAGTTCTTCTATCAGGAGTTAGAACCTCCCTGGCAAATATCTTCTTCACTTTCCTGGTACTGATGGCTGGCCCCGGGATCGTTACCGCCCAACCAATAAAATTGTCTTTGCAGGAAACGATGGAAAAAGTGCAGCACAACCTGCCGCAACTGGAAGCCTGGCGTCAGCAAGTAGAGGCAGCCAAAGAAAATGGGTCCCTTGCCAAAAACAGCCTGGTGCCTGATCTTACAGCAGGGTACCAGGTGAACCTGGCTACTTTCAACAATATTACAGGCATGAGCTATCCCGGATTCCTGTTACCGATCAGCGGACCTCCTTCTGTGGGCAATGACATGAACTTTATTCCCGGCACTGCCCTGGGCGCTTTGATCAAATGGAATCCCTTCACCTTCGGGCAGCGCAATGCTGCTATTGAAAAAGCTGCTGCGCAATACAAACAGGCCAGCGCCAGTTATAATGAGCAACTGTTCCAGTTTCAATATGCCGCCATTAACCTGTACCTCGAAAGTCTTTACCTCAAAACTGTCAGCCGCCTGTCTGCCGCAATGATGGAGCGGTACCAGGTAAACCTCGAACAATCCCTGGTACTGGCAAAAACCGGGTTAAAGCCCGGTATTGATACCGCACAATTCCAATCGGCCATCATCCAGGCTGAAATTGAATACCTCCAAACGGAAAAAGCCTACCTGCAAAAGTTAACGGAACTATCGCGTTTAACCGGGATCAATGAGGGGGCAAGCAATATAGTGCTGACGGATTCTGCGTTTAAACCGGTATTGATTGCAGCGGATTCTTTTTCCCTCCGTAATCATCCCGTGTATCAATCTATAGAAGCACAAAAAAATACAACGGCAGCAGGGTTACGGGAAATACAACGTTCCTGGGTACCTCAACTGGATATCTGGGGCAACCTGTATGCCCGTGGTTCCGGCGTGGATGCTCAGGGCGCCGTTCATAAAGCCGATGGCTGGGGACTTTCAAGGACCAATGCGGGTATTGGTCTGCAACTAAGCTTCCCCGTGCTTCAATTCAGCAAGGTCAATATCCGGAAAAAACAATATGGCTTTTTACTGAAGGCCGAAGAAGCCAGGCTGGCACAGGCCCGGCTGGATATTGCCAAACAAATAGAAAACGCCACGCTGCAATACAGGCAGGACCTGCAGATTGCTGCCAGGACACCCGTACAATTGAAAATTGCAAGGGCGGTGTATGAAGGGTTACAGTTAAGTTATGAAGCGGGTTTAATTGATTACACCAGGATCTACCAATCGCAGTATGAATTAACCCGGGCAGCGCTCAACGACGCCACTGCACAATTGCAATTGTGGCGATCATTACTGTCTGTTGCCGTCGCCAAAGGAAACCTCTCCATTTTTTTAGATCAACTTAACTGA
- a CDS encoding VOC family protein translates to MEKHSPIEKAVVAIRYIVHDVDASVAFYTGMLGFEVKMHVKPGFASLQLGDLQLFINQPGAGGAGQPMPDGTMPAPGGWNRSQIQVEDIESTIEKLKKAGAKFRNNLLTGVGGKQVLLEDPSGNLIELFQPGSQ, encoded by the coding sequence ATGGAAAAGCATTCTCCCATAGAAAAAGCAGTGGTGGCTATCCGGTATATCGTTCATGATGTAGATGCTTCCGTTGCCTTTTATACTGGCATGCTGGGTTTTGAAGTAAAGATGCATGTAAAGCCCGGTTTTGCCAGTTTACAACTGGGTGATCTGCAATTATTCATTAATCAACCCGGTGCCGGTGGCGCCGGACAGCCTATGCCCGATGGGACCATGCCTGCGCCCGGTGGCTGGAATCGCTCTCAGATACAGGTAGAAGATATTGAAAGTACGATTGAGAAACTAAAAAAGGCAGGCGCCAAATTCCGTAACAACCTTTTAACTGGTGTTGGTGGCAAACAGGTATTGCTCGAAGATCCCTCTGGCAACCTGATTGAATTATTTCAACCGGGCTCCCAATAG
- a CDS encoding helix-turn-helix domain-containing protein yields the protein MNPSSIDIKDKTQPKEAIKIAPFKKEIRKTTAHKHNNYFEIIYLSAGSGTHTIDSRKYVITPPVIFFVRKEQTHHFDLEEEAAGFVAIIKRTFIEKSLDKELKLLLAKLSNQPCLSINDNSTIHQLFQLLVKEYVANSDHSFPIIEGLLKALLAKVLEVAKPVIRPSALRSELYQSFLELLQSGTVVKNAVQYYAEQLNTSPQNLNAACRKAVNQSATEVLAEFIISEAKRLLLYTNNTVSQIALTLDFMDASHFVKYFKRSVGKTPQSFRNSTE from the coding sequence ATGAACCCTTCCAGCATTGATATTAAGGACAAAACACAGCCCAAAGAAGCTATTAAAATAGCTCCCTTTAAAAAAGAGATCCGGAAAACCACCGCCCATAAGCACAACAACTATTTTGAGATCATTTACCTTTCAGCAGGAAGTGGGACACATACCATCGATTCCCGTAAATATGTAATAACGCCCCCGGTCATTTTCTTTGTCCGGAAAGAACAAACCCATCATTTTGACCTGGAAGAAGAAGCGGCTGGCTTTGTAGCCATTATCAAAAGAACCTTTATTGAGAAAAGCCTCGACAAGGAGTTGAAACTATTGTTGGCCAAACTCAGCAATCAGCCATGTCTTAGTATCAACGATAACAGCACCATCCATCAGCTGTTTCAATTACTGGTAAAAGAGTATGTCGCCAATAGTGATCACAGCTTTCCAATCATTGAAGGATTATTGAAGGCATTGCTGGCAAAGGTGCTTGAAGTTGCTAAGCCTGTCATCCGGCCTTCCGCATTACGATCAGAACTATACCAGTCCTTTCTTGAATTGCTCCAATCTGGTACGGTCGTAAAAAATGCTGTTCAATACTATGCCGAACAGTTGAATACTTCACCCCAAAACCTCAATGCCGCCTGTAGAAAAGCTGTTAATCAATCCGCCACCGAAGTACTGGCCGAATTTATCATCAGTGAAGCGAAACGCCTGTTACTGTACACCAACAATACCGTTTCCCAGATTGCCTTGACGCTGGATTTTATGGACGCATCCCATTTTGTGAAATATTTTAAACGGAGCGTGGGCAAAACACCCCAGTCTTTCCGGAATTCCACTGAATAA
- a CDS encoding DUF6223 family protein, whose protein sequence is MSCSHKLFTKNYMFYLVLTCLVIGSLSLLPENAFSQTGAEGTSPRVTGITAGRARALAGAVVGLISIVVGWRARVSNNANKRTQAIIALSLGAVAIVLSLIHLSVSAGAVFGSGSGKAGAIVGLVLALIGSALGGLALRPQRG, encoded by the coding sequence ATGAGTTGTAGCCATAAGCTGTTTACAAAAAATTATATGTTCTACCTGGTGTTGACATGCCTGGTGATCGGTAGTCTGTCTTTGTTGCCGGAAAATGCATTTTCCCAAACAGGTGCTGAGGGAACTTCACCGCGTGTTACCGGCATTACAGCAGGAAGGGCCAGGGCCCTCGCGGGGGCCGTAGTAGGACTTATTAGTATTGTCGTAGGGTGGAGGGCCAGGGTGAGTAATAATGCTAATAAGCGTACCCAGGCCATCATTGCCCTATCCCTGGGTGCAGTAGCCATTGTGCTCAGCCTTATACACCTGTCTGTCTCTGCCGGAGCTGTGTTTGGGTCTGGTAGTGGAAAGGCCGGCGCCATTGTGGGTCTTGTATTGGCGCTGATCGGGTCTGCACTGGGAGGATTGGCGCTTCGCCCCCAAAGAGGGTAA
- a CDS encoding helix-turn-helix transcriptional regulator, which translates to MNYYTIPPPIKLAPYIQFFWVLEGSASAGNPFHHRVLAEPSPEWIFYCKGQFEMNGSDGQHHKTSFSCLSGQLQQFKKLFTFHDFCLFGVYLFPYAIPGIFGLPAHALSDQTVDTPTLFGREGELLEQQIFAAPDHRQRARLISQFILQRLTRSQNIDSPVFGSIRQILFSSATLSIPELADSCYLSRRQFERKFIHYAGYSPKQFQRIARFNAVIKSFEKQPRSLTEMAHDCGYYDQAHFIHDFQSFSGYNPKAFFTHQKQGADYRTFEEFLP; encoded by the coding sequence ATGAATTATTATACAATTCCGCCTCCCATTAAACTTGCTCCCTACATTCAATTTTTTTGGGTGTTGGAAGGGTCGGCTTCCGCCGGAAACCCCTTCCATCACCGGGTGCTGGCGGAGCCTTCGCCCGAATGGATCTTTTACTGCAAGGGACAATTTGAAATGAATGGATCGGATGGTCAACATCACAAAACTTCCTTCTCCTGCCTCTCCGGGCAGCTGCAGCAATTCAAAAAGCTATTTACTTTCCATGATTTCTGTTTGTTTGGGGTATACCTGTTCCCCTATGCTATTCCAGGCATCTTTGGCTTGCCTGCCCATGCATTGAGCGATCAAACGGTTGACACCCCAACACTCTTCGGCAGGGAAGGTGAACTGCTGGAACAACAAATATTTGCTGCACCCGACCACCGGCAGCGGGCGCGGCTCATTTCCCAGTTTATTCTCCAACGGCTCACCAGGAGCCAGAACATAGACAGCCCTGTTTTTGGCTCCATACGACAAATCCTTTTTTCATCCGCCACCTTATCTATTCCGGAGCTGGCGGATAGTTGTTATTTGTCGCGCAGACAATTTGAGCGCAAGTTTATTCACTATGCAGGATATAGTCCCAAGCAATTCCAGCGCATTGCGCGGTTCAATGCAGTCATTAAGAGTTTTGAAAAACAGCCCAGGTCACTGACCGAAATGGCCCATGATTGCGGGTATTACGACCAGGCCCATTTTATTCATGACTTCCAGTCATTTTCCGGGTATAACCCAAAAGCCTTTTTTACCCATCAAAAGCAAGGTGCCGATTACCGGACCTTTGAAGAATTCCTCCCCTGA